GGATCTGCCCGGCAATAGCACGAACAAAGAATCGGTATCACCATATACGACACGGGCATTCCATCGCTTTGTAGATTCTACCAATTTTATCGCACGCTCTAGGGTTTCCCTCGCCTTGCTGACGATGCTGTCACCGATCTGCAAATTTCAGAACATTTAAAGCATAATACATGCACAGATGGTCAAGATCTCTTGAAGCTAGCATAATCATTGAGAATTTGCCCCCATCATGAATGGAATAAAGTCCACTAGAAAGAATACCTTTGTAAACAATTGAAATGTGTTTATCAATTTgcgaattttcattattgtcaGAATAGAAGGCTCTGCTATATAAATGCCAAGTAAAAGAAGCTGTGTGTGCATTTTCACTTCTTGGGTCAAATATCACTTCAAATCATGTTACCTCGATACAAGGCATCCGTCCGCTAAAGTTAGCATGTGTGTATCCAAACGTTACATTAGCAAGCAATTTCAATCCACGTTGTCTAGAATTAAGAGCTCTTTGGAGTGTGTGAGCGGTTTGTGAGTGATCCTTCATGGCTTTTTTCACCATTAATCTAGTGTCCAGGTATTCGGTCAGCATTCGAGGAAGTATTCCCATTCGAATTTCTGGCTTGACGAAAGCAACGCCACTGGGTGAAAAGTTTATATTCTTACCCAATTTCTGAATTGTGCGCTTAGTTACTTTCAATGTTGTTGCACCAAATTCAAAGGGTTCAGACCtattggaagaaaaaactaTATCAATATAACAAGGACCCATGTCTATATCTTTACAAACAGACAAGCTCTGTTGTAAAACGGAAAACAGACAGATGTGCACGATTTTACACTTTAATCGTTAAGTCTTTCATGCTATTGGAGTTTATTGTAAATCAATCGACCCTGTTAATGAAGACGTTCCTTgacatgggaaaaatttcaatccatGACGATATCTGCAATTCAATATTCATGGGTTACACACTCACTGGCCAATGTTTTCAATACGTCCGAGGCATGTTGAAAAGCAGTAGTTGTGAGCAATGATGATGCTAGGGTAAAGACTTTGAAAGTCCAGTACGATCAATGGGTCGCTGTAAAATACAGATTCTGGTTCCATTATAAGTGGCAGGGATTCGGGTGCACGCATGGTAGCTCGTTGTTGCGGAGATGGAGATACCGGTACATAGTTGGACGGCTTTGCCAATCTTAGCATGACGGACTCGACTTGAAACTGCGAACCACGCGAAAAGACTTCGAAAAACTGTATCCCATAAAGGCGTGCGAATTCGGTGGTTTTGCCTAACATACAAGAATCGTTGCCCTTAATGTATCGATTATATCATTATTGCACATTAATATTCTTGAAAGTAGGACACGCAAAGTAATCACCAATGATATCGAGTTgttcgataattttcaatatgcCCACCACCTTAGTGATGTAATGGTCAACAACCAGAGATCGTGCTTTGATTGTCCGATGCTCCCACCACTGCGTCAATGTTGCAAACGATGGACGGCTCAGTCTCTGATGCATCACGTGATACATTATGTTCTCAAACGTATAACTCTGCAAAGCTGGCAATGTGTTactttaaaatttgaattcgcCTTAGGGGATACTCATTCTTACTTCTAACGATTTTGTATTACAAGTTGTCGGTGATCAAGCTTTATTGATGGATGAACGTATGTATGTTTCCCCTTACCTATTTCATGTCTCATGATTCTCCAAACATCTAGTACAATACGGCCTggcatttttatttccgtcAAGATGCTCAACTCGGTCGTTTGTGGCTCCCATGCACGTTGGATGCCAGGAATTCTGGAGACCTTCGGTGCTAAATTGATGCCAATATTCGCCGCCCTCTGGAATAAGTATCCCCACGACAAAGATTCCAGTTCCCATCCAACTAGAATATCTGGGTCAGTTTTCTTGACAACAGTCAAAAGATTCTCGAAAAGACCTTCTTCGCTGAGTGCATAAGAAACTGAATGCATTACCCCAGACTTTTTAAGGTACTCTGATGATTTTGAAGGGTCATATGATGGATCGCTCACCAGAACACCTATAGTGCAAATTGCATTCCATGATGCAATAATACACACAATGAAAAAATGCCAGATCGACACTGTTCTTTGCAAATACCACAAATTAATAGTTTTGTCAAGTGCACTCTCTTATTTAATTGAAGTAAAATATATGGCTGCATTGTTCAGTTTGGtaagattgaaatttagtcTTTCAATACCACGTAATTTTTCCAGATTTGTACCGCcttgtaaattgaaattgatacaTCACCTTTATCAGTAGACGTAAAATCTGATGCAGCAGGTGCGTCATTGTGAATGGCATAGAATATTGCTCGAATTGGATCATGTTGGGGATCAGGTAAAAGATCTCCGCGAGTAGCTACATGGACCTCCAAGCAAAGTACCGTCAAGAATTGATgctgaaaatagttaaaagGTGAAATTGACAAATTTAGCACTAATTAACAGCCCGGTAAGGTgtgattgaagaaaaaatgacaatGTTGATACTCACGGCAGTGAGTGGTTTGATATCTTGTAAATTTTCACATGGTATTTTAAAATGGTCTGTCTGTGAGGAACTTTCAATTTGACCACAAGAGATACCAAGTAGTCTGGATAACTCGACATCATGAGTCGGCAAAGAAGCATCCATCCCAGTCAcatcttttccttttttattcgGCTGGTCATTATTCTGGTTCGCGGCATTCGTCATTCTTTCTTGAGACGTGGAGTGTTTGTCGAGTTTTGATGATGCAGAGTGATTACAATGTTCAACAGCAAGTTTGGTTCCACTGTCACTGAAATCTTTAGTTACCGatgtttttttcaagtattcttTTCCTCTTGACCATATTTTTACTCTTTGCGGCAGTGGAGCCGTGGCCAGTGGTACGATCACAGTTTTATTTTGACTAGCAAGGTTTTGCCTGACTTtggatttttcaatattgGCTCCGGAAGGATAAACCTCTTCGACTTTCATTGCTCGCCAGAATCTGATGCTGGTGACACCTTCTAAATTTGGTCCAAATTGTGGCAGGTCAACAACTCTTTTGCTTGGTACTTTAAGTATTTTGTGAGCGACTTCCTTACGATTGGTCACATCCATATAATTGCTAAAGAATGGATCTTTATTCCTGCATACAGGTATACCATAAGTCTCCATTGTTTTAACAATATTGTCGAACTTTGGAGGATTGAATTTAGGCACGATAATAACTTCCTTGCCAGTTCTTATTGTGTCTTCAACAATACTTTCACATCTTGAAATCAATCTGGCATTTCGTTTCCGCTGTGTGTCCAAGTATTGTGTAAACGTTACATTGCAAATATCTTCCTGGTCTGTACCACAGCTTGAATGACAATGTTCTCTCTGGTTTTCACTAACATTCATCATTACTTCAGGAATCTGCAGTTGCTGCACTTTTTGCATTTGATTGCTACACTTGTTTCCATCAATAGTTGCCATAAGATTTACCTGTCGAACTTTTGTCAAGTTGCGAGAAGAGGTAAAAATTATACTAAGCGGAGAGTAACTCCGAGATGGACGACCTCCTGGGCTGTTTAGCATTGGTGACCCCTTTGGCAATTGATTCCTTGGGGATGATAGAAGACTCAGTTTTCTACTTTTTGCAGGTGATCTCGAGGTTTCACAAATCTCATTTTTTCGTTTGCTAGGAGTAACGTTCACAAGTTTTTCTTGATTGCTACGACCTTTAGATTTATAGTCGCAAATACGTTTCTCTTGTCTTTGCAGCGTAACGTCCTGTTCAAAGTCCGAATCCTCCGAACTGAAATCTGCAGGTCCGTCACACTGAGGAATTGTATTGTCACAAGTTGAACCAGTATCCGAATTATTGTCAGTATCAACATCAAATACTGACAAATCACGAAGATAATCGAACGTGGACGACTTGTCAGACATGTCCTTATCTGTTTTTGAATTTGGTGATTTTTGCAAACACTCATCACCTTGTGACCAACTCAATGAATCTAACTGCAACAACGTTAGATTCAAGTCGTTATTATCATCTTCTTTGTCTTCGTCTGAGCAATCATTGTTCCCATGATTTTCATTGATTGTATGTTGTGAACCCAGCAGACTGTCGTCATCCACCTTTAAGCCACAGATATTTTCATCCGCCAACTCATTCAATATATCCAACAAGGGGACATCTGTAGGATCcactaaaaaatatatttagatAGATTAgcatatataaatgaaatactCTGGCTAATGTTCTAAGTGCAAAATACTGACATTTCAATCTCAGATCAAAAACCATCTGTATACTGTTCTGAAAAGCTGGCCCAATTCTCATATATGAGAATTGTGAGTCTGGGTctgtttaaattttgaaaaaatatcgaagcTTTACTCACGTACACTACAGTCAGCGGATGGGGTAAAAGTCTCTGTTAATGACGCTAGTGACCCTGAGCCCAATGGTAGGTCATCGAAAACTAGTTCGCTTCGACGCTTAGACAACTCTTCGTCGATACTTCTACTACGCGGCCCCACATGGTGCTCAAGATAAGAAGCACTCAGTAAATTACTATCCGCATCTGTTTCGAGAGGATATGAACTCTGATTTCTTCCACTTTCTGTTATTGAGCTATTGTCCATCTGCAATTACAGACGCAAGGTGTACaacatttgaatttgaataagtCGGACAAAAGAATTTGATAAGTGGGACAGAATGTACATTAGACGCAAATTTGCCATTCACTTAAGTTAGCTAATGTTGAAAACGAAAACGGAGATTGACTAGATGTAAATACTTGGAAAATAACCTGTGAGAGTGTCAATAATCTTTGAGCTAGTCTTTGTTGTTGGTATATGTCATTTTCAGTGGCTTTGAAAACTGGTCTGGTCGGGCTCTGTGGTTGGACAAGCTGAGAATCACCGCCGCTAAGACCCAGTTGCACCCGTCttgctttttcttcctccCATATAGCCATCAATCCCGGATTAAGTGCCAGCTCCCCCTCAATTTCTACTCGATTCAGAATATCTGAAGCCAAGGTATCTACTTCGAACTTGCATGTACTTTGTGGTGTGATTTCATGCGGCAGGTAATCTAGCTCGTTGGTGAACGGAGAAGTGGCCTCAGAGCAATTTTCAGAGTATGTTCCAGATGCTGCTCTAATTGGCAACCGATATCTGACGTGACGCAGCTCTATCATGCTCATGCCGTGTAAATTGTAATCTATCATAAACTGTTGCACATATGGGATGTGTGCTTCGTGTGGCTGGAGGCGATCACTAAATACAGCACCATTCTAAAATTTACAGTATTATTAAACAGAGCTGTTAATCTTATGTAAAGCTACCCTTTTTTTACCCAGATAAGTAGGGTCACATATTGAATACTGGCCACCTGATTTTTGAACAATGGAGCGCTGATATGGCCattattcaataaattacCATGTATAATATCtcatttttaacgattttcttctttcaaaagTGTAACAATAGGCGACTGTAATTGACTAGAAAAATGGATTCAAAATTGATAGGAAAGTATACGAAATTTCAACAcattaatttttgcaattaaGTACCTGTAATAGATTAGCTGCTCTTTTGACCATTGTGGGATTATAGAAATAGACCTTGAAGTACTGGTGTTCCTTTTCGTGATAACCGTAGAGTGGCCTGCATTAATTTAATACAGCCAATACATTAGAATGACCAATTTGCAATACATAATCTGATATTTCGCTTTTtgtattattactattattggtGCGCCGACAAAGCTGACAAGACTTACATGCCGGATATAAGTTGAACTTTGAATACATGTTGATTCCGAGAAGATGCAGATCCCAGGGAAACATTTATAGCAGCGTCCAAAGATGCTGCCAAACGATAGCCAAGCCTGTCGCTGTCAACACCTCCTGTGTGCGGCacataaaaatatggaaacaCACCGTGCACATGCAAACATGTCTTCACTCCTAAACAGAAAGTAGAGTAAGAATTGGAACAATTTGGATTCCTGGGTTTTTACGACGAAATTTACGCACCATTCAGGGTCGATCCAAATACTCTGACAATAGGTACATGTTTGATCTCAGCACCGCGATATTCCGAATAAACGGGATCCAAGGAGGGTATCGGAATAGCCTGATAATATTCCGCGGAAACCAATCGCACTGCGAAATTTGCTCTTGTTTGATCCAACGTCATCTTGACATTTCGCTGTGAAATGTCTTACGGATAACCAGGGGCTTGTGTTTGCCGAATGTTTTCCTCTTAGAGCTTGGACGTGGCTCAGAAGACCGGTATGGTATGGCCCACCGTCCAGTCGAGTCCTTTTAATTAACCAGAGTAATCATCGCGAAGTCAGGCTGCGACGGCTGTAATTGACGCGACGACTTGTCAGCTAACCTGTCACGGGCATGAGAGATTAGTGGAAGTGCCATCTCTCTTGCACCGGTGCAGTCTTTCGAAAAGCTTGAACACCGGATATCAGTGTCTCTTTCGCACGTGTTTTTTACAAATCGGTGACATTAGACTTTTGTTTACATTGTCCCGCGCAGTGGCTAGTAGTAAGAGACAGCACTTCACCTCCGAGCTATCTCTCTCTCCAGTACTCCCACCCCGCCGGAGATCAGAGCTTGTgtccacggtcttacatacaggtcttaCAACGAACGTGGTGGGGGGTTGTCAGTTTACGTCCGAAACAAAAGTACAACTTATGGCCACAAGAGCGGCGCTACGAGTTATTCATAAgcttataattattatttggcgGAACCCTAACCAATCTTTTTGATATTCATAGAATAACTGACAGCGCCGCGTAGTGGTCAGTAGTGGCAAAAAAAATCTGGACAATAACGCGGCTACCCCCACCACTCAAATTTCAGTTCGTGCAAGGCCTATGTAAGACCGTGCCGTGAACACACCGTAGTCGTGCAACCACACAATATTGCATTGGTAACAACTCATTGTCACAACCATAGACGTTGACCGCCGTAGTTATGATTAGTTATTATTTAACCGCGTGGAAAGCTGCGTGCGCGGTACGCTGCAAATTGGAAGAATGACAACATTGATAACATACCGTGATACTCTACGCATACGAACCCGGCGTATGTAAACGCGCATCATGACAACTTTGGAGAACTATCAACTGCTCCACCCGGAGTTGTTGACGGAGGACGCTCTAATTCAAGTCCTGAGGGATGTAAGTTGCGATTATTTCACTAGTCTTCAAttctcaaagttttttttcggTAACAAATACTCATCTTGTGTACTTTACCGTTCCTTTAACCCACAGAGATGCGTCGAAGAACCTCAGTTAAAGTCAGCAACGAGGAATGAACtcgttgaattattcaaacgaGTCGCTCTGCCGCTACCGCAAAGAACATTTGACGACAGCACGCATATGGGCAGAAAATTAATGAGCTTGCAGAGAAGAATGGATAAGCGAGGAGCGAGTGCGGTGTATGTGTTTTTTTATATCCCAATTGGTGGACACCAATTTCGatcaaaattttaccaaatcAATTGATATCCACAAGCTTGTGATATTATCTTGTTTGCCAGAAAAATTACCTCAACGTCTGATGGTCCGTCCAATGTTGGATCAACACTTAGTAATAACGATTGTAATTCGATGCACGCTGGGAACGTTAATAGCAGACTGAAACCACCACTCGAGATTATAGGTagtgaaacgaagaaaatccGTCTGTCTAAATCACCGGTAACTCCAAAGGCACTTGGCCAAAATACCAAACAAAAACGTAAAGAGGTAAGGAAAGGTAAAATTGCATTGACCTGTATTAGAATCGCATTAAACTTCAACGGTAATATTATGGGCGACTAGTTAATCGTAATTTTAAGAAAGTTTATTCATtaaatgtaattgtaatttcaGATTTCACCAGAACCGTTAGGTTGTAAAAAGCGGCAAAGAATTACATGGCCTTGACACTTGTAAAATCTGCATACGCATAGGATATTTTATTTGCTGATTATAGATGAAAGAAGACAGCAGAACACAATCGCAGTCACATCAACACAGtgtataattcaattttaatagaGAATGCTGTAACGAATCTGTGTTTCTACaataaaaactgattttcacaGGTCAGCTTGGATTACAGAAACCATGAAAATTCGGTATAAAATATGATATGAATATGTTAAACGGAAGCTATGAAATtcgttaatatttttaatgtaacGCAGTATGGtttacgcgtttttttttcgcctacaTTCCGTACATAATCGTTTCTGTGGTAGTACAAAAAGAGCATTAGAATACAGAAAAGTGCACTGTTACATCCTTGTATGAAAAGTACTTTTTTGTACTCtgctataaaaaaaattgtaaaccaCACTTTTGTTACATCAAGTATTGTGAGCACCATGTAGGCAGAGTCTTTTTGTCACGCGTATAACTCATATTGTAAACTTTGCGCTCAACGCCAAAAGCCGTACTTGCCTTCTTGGTACACAATCTACTActtcatttttaattacctCACGATTTTCCTGCAACAATCAGGTatgtgagaagaaaaaaaagttctacTCTATTCCGTCCAACGAGAAGATAGTCTTAGGATCGCGAGAAAACTCGCCTGTTTCGTTCAAGTCTCTGCCCGCTCTGCACCGGAATCTGGTCCCGCGTACTGACCGGGAGCGTATACGATACTGGGGAGCGCGCTACGCAGTACCCACTCTCTCCCTACCTCACTCGCCGATGCGCAAAGTAAGCGTATTTTCTCGTTGAACGGAGTTATAGGTGGAATAAGATATATATTATCTTAAGGTGGAAATATTAGGTTTTTTTAATCCAAAAAACCATGGCTGTCGAACTGATTACTAATAAATCAACTTTCGCACCATCCAGCTTTTGACTTCGACTTTACTAAGAACAGGCTCGCCTGTAAGACATGCGCCTTAAATAATAGAATCTTCACCTCTCAATTCGAAGTaacaaaattgtacaaattagGGTTACCCCTAGCCAATGTCACCGTTCATCATACTCGTGAATGATCGCAAGAGAAAATacgatatttatatacatcTATTCACAGAATCATACATAAAAGATGGActagtaaatttttacaaaagtgTTGACAGATGTTGTGCAAATCGGCCAAGGTGCATTACGGttccccaaaaaaaaatttgcctcGTCATGAGTGTCGATTACGGTTTGTCAAGGTTGGTAGAATTTTCATTAGCATGGATGCGACCCAGTCTTCGACTCATTACATTTAATTATGGGTATCTATAATGAATAACGATGTATTATTCCTTTGGAGTATTATAACAATTggatgtatttatttatacacattgTCTGTTCCGATAGACCAAAAATAGCAATACCATGTAATCTCTGTTAAATCATTCATATTACCGTTTTCACAATGTGGAGATATCATACACTTTAATTGACTAAAAAACATATGAAATAATAACTGGAAGCATCAAGTAGTCACACACGCACAGACATATAATGTAATTTACAATAATACAAACGCAATGACAGCTGTATGCCgattgaataataatgttggatcacaaaattttgactaGTTCTCAGAATATAAACATAACAAGAAAACTCAACACACATATGTACGCACACACGCACGGTTCCATAGCCTGCAGCGTAACATCTGCAGCCAGGCACATCTGAACACTGTAGAGTTTTTGTTTCACTTGTATTACACTAATTCCATTTTAGAATGGAGATAGTATATACACATTGTAGGGCATGAGGGGGCTGGTAACAGGGTTTTTTGTTGGTTTCTTCTACCAGGCTTGCCAGGGTTGGACATCTTTTGTTAGACAGGTGTTTCGTGATCAGTCTCTTCAATCCTCCCCAATCGCCAGGCATTTGGATCACCCGTAGTCGCTGTAAACCATCATGGGATTGCTATGTTTTGCTATGCCAGTAATTTTATACCGTAACTCGGAGTGATACCCAGATAGAAAATTAGTATAGGTACATGTTTTAATGCGAAATCTATGCGTATTTGGTATATGTTAGTTGGTAGCCTCCTTGAAAACTTACCACAGTAGTAGTATTTGATCCGTGGTAAGCCTAAAGGGAGAGAAGAGAAACATCATTATGACATCGATAGGATCTATAAGAACCTAGTAGAGTCCACGCTCTTCCAGATGTAAGGATATAATGCACAAGCCTACAGCGGTACAATAACAGATCAACCACTCcttggttaaaaatttatacagtaCAGATTATGTATAAGTATGCAAATATGATACAACAAACCTTTCTTTTTGTCGATATCTTGAATGAACCAAATATGCGTTGCGGGTATGACAAAAACGTAATAAAACGAACAGCAAACTTACCTAATTAAACAACCGGgtaaaaaataagaaccaTAAGGTGTGATGAGGCGAGGCAGGGTTACGTGCCACACGTGTGTGTTGGGGATTCTGCTGGGGAATTATTATTGCGAATCGGGCACAACGGGAGAACGTACGGAGCGTGAAGGTGCCTAGGATGATGAAGGGCGTTGTTCAGCACTTCGGGGCTCGTATACAGCAGCGGCACTCTTTCTTCTATACCGAAACCAAATAAAAACAGGTGCAAATTATAAAATGATAACAGGTGGAAATGATTCAATGGCGCGTGAAATGTGGATAACACGTAATGTTCTCAACGCATTTACTTCTATGATATGCTATCATTCTTCCAGTTTGACCTTCtgtaaaattttgtgaattcaGTTTTTTACCCAAACAAATAGTCTACTTAACAAACATTGTACAATTCAATGCCGGTAGCTTTTCTTCTGGATTAAGAATCACGTTTGGGAAgttggcaaaaaaattaccttGATATTAACCatggacaaaaaattttaataaactgTGAATATTCAATATTGACCTGTAAAAACCAACCCGCATTATTAATAATTCAGCTCTAGGCCAAACCCCAGAGTGATGCGACATCAAGCTTCAAATGAACACCTACTTAAAGCATGTGATGAGAGTGTTCAATTTATATACATCTGTGTGATTCATTATAGGTGCAGGTATGCACACGACTGGATCGTAGTACAAGTGTATGAAAATGCATTGCAACAAAGTCAAAATGCCACAAGCTCGTTAAATAATTGGTGGCCTGAATTATCACGTATTACGTAATAAATACTTACAGTCATTACGTGTCTGATTTGTACAACCAACAAAACAGCAGATATCAAGTATACGTGGGAACGTCCACGGtcgatattaaatttatacttGTAATACTAAAGTATATTTGTGCAGATAACGCAACTTGTCTCAAAAACCTGTGTACAACTTATAAGTATACCACGATTATCTAGTACTTAGTTACACACATATATCTGTACATaaacatatgtgtatatgtatccTGTacgtatttatgtatgtatggatACTTGGCCATCAAAGAGATATAAAAGTTTGTTTGAAAAGAATATCGTTAACAGTACATTCCAGGCATAATTTGAAGCTTATTTGCATTGTTGGCTGAAGTGCTTTCAATTACTCGAACAATCATTTCACAGAAACTTCTTCCGTCATTGACAAACAGTGAAAACAACAAACTTggtgaataatgaaaaataatgataaaaggAGAGAAATACATACCTTGTAGCTGCCGGTTAATAAGCGCAGTAATTCCTTGGCTGCCGTCCCCAGTGTTTTTCAC
The Neodiprion lecontei isolate iyNeoLeco1 chromosome 3, iyNeoLeco1.1, whole genome shotgun sequence DNA segment above includes these coding regions:
- the LOC107224783 gene encoding DNA polymerase zeta catalytic subunit isoform X3 — protein: MTLDQTRANFAVRLVSAEYYQAIPIPSLDPVYSEYRGAEIKHVPIVRVFGSTLNGVKTCLHVHGVFPYFYVPHTGGVDSDRLGYRLAASLDAAINVSLGSASSRNQHVFKVQLISGMPLYGYHEKEHQYFKVYFYNPTMVKRAANLLQNGAVFSDRLQPHEAHIPYVQQFMIDYNLHGMSMIELRHVRYRLPIRAASGTYSENCSEATSPFTNELDYLPHEITPQSTCKFEVDTLASDILNRVEIEGELALNPGLMAIWEEEKARRVQLGLSGGDSQLVQPQSPTRPVFKATENDIYQQQRLAQRLLTLSQMDNSSITESGRNQSSYPLETDADSNLLSASYLEHHVGPRSRSIDEELSKRRSELVFDDLPLGSGSLASLTETFTPSADCSVLDPTDVPLLDILNELADENICGLKVDDDSLLGSQHTINENHGNNDCSDEDKEDDNNDLNLTLLQLDSLSWSQGDECLQKSPNSKTDKDMSDKSSTFDYLRDLSVFDVDTDNNSDTGSTCDNTIPQCDGPADFSSEDSDFEQDVTLQRQEKRICDYKSKGRSNQEKLVNVTPSKRKNEICETSRSPAKSRKLSLLSSPRNQLPKGSPMLNSPGGRPSRSYSPLSIIFTSSRNLTKVRQVNLMATIDGNKCSNQMQKVQQLQIPEVMMNVSENQREHCHSSCGTDQEDICNVTFTQYLDTQRKRNARLISRCESIVEDTIRTGKEVIIVPKFNPPKFDNIVKTMETYGIPVCRNKDPFFSNYMDVTNRKEVAHKILKVPSKRVVDLPQFGPNLEGVTSIRFWRAMKVEEVYPSGANIEKSKVRQNLASQNKTVIVPLATAPLPQRVKIWSRGKEYLKKTSVTKDFSDSGTKLAVEHCNHSASSKLDKHSTSQERMTNAANQNNDQPNKKGKDVTGMDASLPTHDVELSRLLGISCGQIESSSQTDHFKIPCENLQDIKPLTAHQFLTVLCLEVHVATRGDLLPDPQHDPIRAIFYAIHNDAPAASDFTSTDKGVLVSDPSYDPSKSSEYLKKSGVMHSVSYALSEEGLFENLLTVVKKTDPDILVGWELESLSWGYLFQRAANIGINLAPKVSRIPGIQRAWEPQTTELSILTEIKMPGRIVLDVWRIMRHEIALQSYTFENIMYHVMHQRLSRPSFATLTQWWEHRTIKARSLVVDHYITKVVGILKIIEQLDIIGKTTEFARLYGIQFFEVFSRGSQFQVESVMLRLAKPSNYVPVSPSPQQRATMRAPESLPLIMEPESVFYSDPLIVLDFQSLYPSIIIAHNYCFSTCLGRIENIGQSEPFEFGATTLKVTKRTIQKLGKNINFSPSGVAFVKPEIRMGILPRMLTEYLDTRLMVKKAMKDHSQTAHTLQRALNSRQRGLKLLANVTFGYTHANFSGRMPCIEIGDSIVSKARETLERAIKLVESTKRWNARVVYGDTDSLFVLLPGRSRREAFEVGAQIASAVTLENPKPMKLKLEKIMQPSILQTKKRYCGYMYESPDQEKPIYLAKGIETVRRDGCPAVSKILVYFDTDIGEKSENSI
- the LOC107224783 gene encoding DNA polymerase zeta catalytic subunit isoform X1 is translated as MTLDQTRANFAVRLVSAEYYQAIPIPSLDPVYSEYRGAEIKHVPIVRVFGSTLNGVKTCLHVHGVFPYFYVPHTGGVDSDRLGYRLAASLDAAINVSLGSASSRNQHVFKVQLISGMPLYGYHEKEHQYFKVYFYNPTMVKRAANLLQNGAVFSDRLQPHEAHIPYVQQFMIDYNLHGMSMIELRHVRYRLPIRAASGTYSENCSEATSPFTNELDYLPHEITPQSTCKFEVDTLASDILNRVEIEGELALNPGLMAIWEEEKARRVQLGLSGGDSQLVQPQSPTRPVFKATENDIYQQQRLAQRLLTLSQMDNSSITESGRNQSSYPLETDADSNLLSASYLEHHVGPRSRSIDEELSKRRSELVFDDLPLGSGSLASLTETFTPSADCSVLDPTDVPLLDILNELADENICGLKVDDDSLLGSQHTINENHGNNDCSDEDKEDDNNDLNLTLLQLDSLSWSQGDECLQKSPNSKTDKDMSDKSSTFDYLRDLSVFDVDTDNNSDTGSTCDNTIPQCDGPADFSSEDSDFEQDVTLQRQEKRICDYKSKGRSNQEKLVNVTPSKRKNEICETSRSPAKSRKLSLLSSPRNQLPKGSPMLNSPGGRPSRSYSPLSIIFTSSRNLTKVRQVNLMATIDGNKCSNQMQKVQQLQIPEVMMNVSENQREHCHSSCGTDQEDICNVTFTQYLDTQRKRNARLISRCESIVEDTIRTGKEVIIVPKFNPPKFDNIVKTMETYGIPVCRNKDPFFSNYMDVTNRKEVAHKILKVPSKRVVDLPQFGPNLEGVTSIRFWRAMKVEEVYPSGANIEKSKVRQNLASQNKTVIVPLATAPLPQRVKIWSRGKEYLKKTSVTKDFSDSGTKLAVEHCNHSASSKLDKHSTSQERMTNAANQNNDQPNKKGKDVTGMDASLPTHDVELSRLLGISCGQIESSSQTDHFKIPCENLQDIKPLTAHQFLTVLCLEVHVATRGDLLPDPQHDPIRAIFYAIHNDAPAASDFTSTDKGVLVSDPSYDPSKSSEYLKKSGVMHSVSYALSEEGLFENLLTVVKKTDPDILVGWELESLSWGYLFQRAANIGINLAPKVSRIPGIQRAWEPQTTELSILTEIKMPGRIVLDVWRIMRHEIALQSYTFENIMYHVMHQRLSRPSFATLTQWWEHRTIKARSLVVDHYITKVVGILKIIEQLDIIGKTTEFARLYGIQFFEVFSRGSQFQVESVMLRLAKPSNYVPVSPSPQQRATMRAPESLPLIMEPESVFYSDPLIVLDFQSLYPSIIIAHNYCFSTCLGRIENIGQSEPFEFGATTLKVTKRTIQKLGKNINFSPSGVAFVKPEIRMGILPRMLTEYLDTRLMVKKAMKDHSQTAHTLQRALNSRQRGLKLLANVTFGYTHANFSGRMPCIEIGDSIVSKARETLERAIKLVESTKRWNARVVYGDTDSLFVLLPGRSRREAFEVGAQIASAVTLENPKPMKLKLEKIMQPSILQTKKRYCGYMYESPDQEKPIYLAKGIETVRRDGCPAVSKILEKSLRILFDTRDVSQVKSYVIRQLDKILCGRVSIQDLTFAKEFRGLQGYKSSACVPALELTRRLTIKDPRAIPRTSERVPYIIVAGAPNQPLFQCVRSPWELITDTGLRPNALYYITRVIIPPLNRCFNLLGVDVNAWFEEMPHRRTIYSNPGGTLKGEAQKSTISQYFGTMACAACGRPSTTGICTECSGIPNQTIVILHDKIRQLERSRCIITAICQSCVGRANYIECASLDCPTLYRRVLSIKDQYQISNVREIVEKGNSLQL